One window from the genome of Lentibacillus daqui encodes:
- a CDS encoding DUF443 family protein — protein MKCTVRRTTKNLRYRILTIRGENYILDMGGASLWKLLFPFFYWLLPNRVYKVEDPEIAEELTAPTVKEKVGSSQFLWAILASIAASSLSPIANYFDVDIPIYINAIIVIFIVILMILLILSLSRMFKKRMYQIIDLSQLSKGQLWIMPAQFKFVFLATFMYFFCFGLGVMGAAAYIEYGNWLILLFSTILIFVGTVLPGLGTIIEGDTRVKFLGGFIEYLKGYDMLEDYLVDHKAVVKRMPSMLVDYVKHLIS, from the coding sequence ATGAAATGCACCGTACGACGCACAACCAAAAATTTAAGATATCGAATACTGACGATTAGAGGAGAGAACTATATCTTGGATATGGGTGGAGCATCCCTATGGAAGCTGTTATTTCCTTTTTTCTACTGGCTGCTTCCCAATCGCGTGTATAAAGTGGAGGATCCAGAAATTGCAGAAGAATTAACAGCTCCTACTGTAAAGGAAAAGGTGGGTTCTTCTCAATTTTTATGGGCGATCTTAGCCTCTATTGCTGCCAGCAGTTTAAGCCCTATAGCGAATTATTTTGACGTTGATATTCCGATTTATATAAATGCAATTATTGTGATATTTATTGTTATTCTTATGATATTACTGATCCTTTCTCTAAGCCGAATGTTTAAAAAAAGGATGTATCAAATAATCGATCTAAGTCAATTATCTAAAGGCCAGTTATGGATCATGCCTGCTCAGTTTAAGTTTGTCTTTTTAGCTACATTTATGTATTTCTTTTGTTTTGGATTGGGGGTAATGGGAGCTGCAGCATATATTGAATATGGTAATTGGCTTATATTGCTCTTCTCAACGATTCTTATATTTGTTGGGACAGTCTTACCCGGACTCGGAACGATAATTGAAGGCGATACAAGGGTCAAATTCCTGGGCGGTTTTATAGAGTACTTGAAAGGCTACGATATGCTGGAAGATTATTTGGTTGATCATAAAGCAGTTGTGAAAAGGATGCCTTCAATGCTTGTCGATTATGTGAAACATCTGATTTCCTAA
- a CDS encoding DUF443 family protein, whose protein sequence is MTGEIKHLVNNERYRILIIDGETYIMDIESSFWKIIFPFLFWLLPNRVFKVEDQALVEQLQTEEMERKGISGMTAIAGISYAGGISLAPLMDYFNVPMSPLVNILLLLLAVILVGLLYFSANCNQKRKLNDVIVLEALPKNKIWIRPSSIKHFLNVLMSYIFFLGFNIFGILVYLQSRNVMVLIIVSLLLFVFLLINRKTVKEGNATVKVKK, encoded by the coding sequence ATGACAGGTGAAATAAAACATTTAGTGAACAATGAACGATATCGGATTTTAATAATTGACGGAGAAACCTATATCATGGATATAGAGAGTTCCTTTTGGAAGATTATTTTTCCATTTTTATTTTGGTTGCTCCCAAATCGCGTGTTTAAAGTTGAGGACCAGGCTCTTGTGGAACAGTTGCAGACCGAAGAGATGGAAAGGAAAGGTATTTCAGGTATGACCGCTATAGCAGGGATTTCCTATGCGGGCGGTATCTCCTTAGCCCCCTTAATGGATTACTTTAACGTTCCTATGTCTCCATTGGTCAATATATTGCTGTTGCTTCTTGCTGTAATATTGGTTGGTTTATTATATTTTTCCGCCAATTGTAACCAAAAACGGAAACTCAATGATGTTATTGTACTTGAAGCGCTACCCAAGAATAAAATATGGATTCGGCCAAGCTCTATTAAGCACTTTTTAAATGTATTGATGAGTTATATATTTTTTTTAGGCTTTAACATATTTGGCATTTTGGTATATTTACAATCTAGAAATGTTATGGTATTAATTATTGTATCATTATTGTTATTCGTGTTTTTACTAATCAATCGTAAAACGGTAAAAGAAGGAAATGCTACTGTAAAGGTTAAGAAATAG
- a CDS encoding IS110 family transposase has protein sequence MGLSSSRKITKKSCRFWSEANRALLAEPGHYLVAKDYDFVLVNPMHVKKLKEVDDNSPTKNDTEDARVIAQLYKWN, from the coding sequence ATTGGACTGTCAAGCTCCAGAAAAATAACGAAAAAGTCATGTCGTTTTTGGAGTGAAGCCAACAGGGCATTACTGGCTGAGCCTGGCCATTATCTAGTTGCTAAAGACTATGATTTTGTATTGGTTAATCCGATGCACGTGAAGAAGTTAAAAGAGGTCGATGATAACTCACCAACGAAAAACGACACCGAAGATGCGCGTGTTATTGCGCAGCTATATAAATGGAATTAA